A window of the Butyricimonas virosa genome harbors these coding sequences:
- the pepT gene encoding peptidase T, with protein sequence MDLKDRFLKYVSFDTQSDEMSETFPSTEKQKVLLKYLVEEMKSLGLTEVEMDEHSYAMGTIPATPGYEDRPAIGFIAHVDTSPDMSGANIKPQIIENYDGKDIRLNENLMMTVKDFPELSAFKGHTLITTDGTTLLGADDKAGVAEIMTATEYLMAHPEVKHGKIRIGFTPDEEVGRGVDYFNVEKFGAKFAYTIDGGFEGELEYENFNAASAKVAIQGRNVHPGYAKDKMINALQVAAEVNSLLPAWERPEHTDGYEGFYHLVGLNGSVENAEISYIIRDHIRDKFEAKKQFMTKVVELLTQKYGEGVLTLTLKDQYYNMREMVEPHPEVIDKAFKAMEQAGVTPIVRPIRGGTDGARLSYMGLPCPNLFTGGMNFHGKFEYCSLDTMRRAQQTILNLIQLWAE encoded by the coding sequence GTGGATTTAAAAGATCGTTTTTTGAAATACGTGAGTTTCGACACGCAGAGTGACGAAATGAGTGAGACTTTCCCTTCTACCGAAAAGCAGAAAGTGTTGCTGAAATACTTGGTAGAGGAGATGAAATCTCTTGGGTTAACCGAGGTTGAGATGGATGAGCATAGCTATGCGATGGGTACGATTCCTGCTACTCCGGGTTATGAGGATCGTCCGGCGATTGGTTTTATCGCTCACGTGGATACGAGTCCAGATATGAGTGGGGCGAATATCAAACCGCAGATTATCGAGAATTATGATGGAAAGGATATCCGTTTGAACGAGAATTTGATGATGACAGTAAAGGATTTTCCGGAGTTATCAGCATTCAAGGGACACACGTTGATCACGACCGACGGGACAACTTTGTTGGGTGCTGACGATAAAGCGGGTGTTGCAGAGATCATGACGGCTACCGAATATTTGATGGCGCACCCGGAGGTTAAGCACGGGAAAATCCGTATCGGTTTCACGCCGGATGAGGAAGTAGGCCGGGGTGTGGATTATTTCAACGTGGAGAAATTTGGTGCTAAATTCGCTTACACCATTGATGGTGGTTTTGAGGGCGAATTGGAATATGAAAACTTCAATGCCGCCAGTGCCAAGGTTGCTATTCAAGGACGGAACGTGCATCCGGGTTATGCTAAAGATAAGATGATTAATGCTTTGCAGGTGGCTGCTGAGGTGAATAGCCTGCTGCCAGCCTGGGAGCGTCCGGAACATACAGATGGATATGAGGGTTTCTATCATCTGGTAGGATTGAACGGTTCTGTGGAGAATGCGGAAATCAGTTATATCATTCGTGATCATATCCGGGATAAGTTTGAAGCTAAAAAGCAGTTCATGACGAAAGTGGTGGAACTTTTGACCCAGAAATATGGAGAAGGTGTGTTAACGTTGACTTTGAAGGATCAATATTATAATATGCGTGAGATGGTTGAGCCGCATCCGGAAGTGATCGACAAGGCGTTCAAGGCTATGGAACAAGCCGGGGTGACTCCGATTGTCCGTCCGATCCGCGGTGGTACCGATGGGGCCCGTCTTTCATACATGGGATTACCTTGCCCGAATTTATTCACCGGGGGGATGAACTTCCATGGTAAGTTTGAATATTGTTCTTTAGACACGATGAGACGTGCGCAACAGACGATTTTGAACTTGATTCAGCTTTGGGCGGAATAG
- a CDS encoding OPT family oligopeptide transporter produces MEQENKQMNSLPDNAYRELAPGEEYKPMMPANTNPKEVTPYSVTFGIIMAVIFSAAAAYLGLKVGQVFEAAIPIAIIAVGVGNMLGKKNMLGQNVIIQSIGASSGVIVAGAIFTLPALYILGLEAQFYQIFLSSLFGGFLGILLLIPFRKYFVKDMHGKYPFPEATATTEVLVSGEKKGNQAKLLAVSGLIGGLYDFCVSTFGWWAEGISTRIMGWGEVLADKMKVVFKVNTGAAVLGLGYIIGLKYAAIICAGSFTVWFVLIPFISHFADGQTLAVGEGISVLLRDMTPEQIFSNYARHIGIGGIAMAGVIGIIRSSSIIKQALGLAVSELGGKKKGEGAVERTQRDISMKFILSGIISILIATFVFFQFGVLGNLTHTIIATLIVFVISFLFTTVAANAIAIVGSNPVSGMTLMTLILSSLVLVSAGLSGTSGMMAAMIIGGVVCTALSMAGGFITDLKIGYWLGTTPARQEGWKFLGTAVSAATIAGVMMVLNQTYGFVGENALVAPQANAMAAVIKPLMEGGATPWLLYFAGAALALILTMIGVPALAFALGMFIPLDLNTPLLIGGLVSWYVGTRSKDENVNKARRERGTLIASGFIAGGALMGVISAILKYCGADWFISWSGAEVLAVVMYILIILYFIYDSMKAKLAD; encoded by the coding sequence ATGGAGCAAGAGAACAAACAAATGAATTCACTCCCGGATAACGCATACCGGGAACTCGCCCCGGGCGAGGAGTACAAGCCGATGATGCCGGCGAATACGAACCCCAAGGAGGTTACGCCTTATTCCGTGACATTCGGTATTATCATGGCGGTTATCTTTTCCGCGGCAGCAGCTTACCTTGGGTTGAAAGTAGGACAAGTATTCGAGGCTGCAATTCCTATCGCTATTATTGCTGTTGGTGTGGGCAATATGTTGGGGAAGAAAAATATGTTGGGACAAAACGTGATTATCCAGTCTATCGGAGCTAGTTCCGGTGTGATCGTGGCCGGGGCAATCTTTACGCTACCGGCTCTTTACATTTTAGGATTGGAGGCTCAATTTTACCAGATATTTCTTTCTTCTTTGTTCGGGGGATTTTTGGGTATCTTGTTATTGATTCCTTTCCGGAAATATTTCGTGAAAGACATGCATGGGAAATATCCTTTCCCAGAGGCAACGGCAACCACGGAAGTTTTGGTTTCTGGTGAAAAGAAAGGTAATCAAGCTAAACTATTGGCCGTGAGTGGTCTGATTGGGGGTCTTTATGATTTCTGCGTGAGTACCTTCGGTTGGTGGGCAGAAGGAATCTCTACTCGTATCATGGGATGGGGAGAAGTGCTTGCTGACAAGATGAAAGTGGTATTTAAAGTGAATACGGGTGCGGCAGTACTTGGTTTAGGATATATTATTGGGTTGAAATATGCGGCGATTATTTGTGCCGGTTCTTTCACCGTGTGGTTTGTGCTGATTCCTTTTATCAGCCATTTCGCCGACGGACAAACGTTAGCCGTGGGAGAGGGGATCTCGGTGTTATTGCGGGATATGACCCCAGAGCAGATATTCTCAAATTATGCCCGTCATATCGGTATAGGTGGTATCGCTATGGCCGGAGTTATCGGTATTATTCGTTCTTCCAGTATTATCAAGCAGGCTTTAGGATTGGCCGTTAGTGAATTGGGTGGAAAGAAAAAAGGCGAAGGTGCGGTAGAACGTACACAACGTGATATTTCCATGAAGTTCATTTTGTCAGGAATCATTTCCATATTGATTGCTACTTTTGTGTTCTTCCAATTTGGAGTGTTGGGTAATTTGACACACACGATCATTGCTACTTTGATTGTATTCGTCATCTCGTTCCTATTCACGACTGTGGCTGCAAACGCTATTGCTATCGTGGGTTCGAATCCTGTATCCGGAATGACATTGATGACATTGATTTTAAGTTCTTTGGTGTTGGTTAGTGCCGGATTGAGCGGCACGAGCGGAATGATGGCCGCCATGATTATCGGTGGTGTGGTTTGTACTGCGCTGTCTATGGCCGGAGGTTTCATTACTGATTTGAAGATCGGTTACTGGTTGGGGACCACTCCTGCCAGACAGGAAGGCTGGAAGTTCTTGGGTACGGCTGTTTCTGCTGCCACGATTGCCGGGGTTATGATGGTATTGAACCAGACTTATGGTTTCGTGGGAGAGAATGCATTGGTTGCCCCGCAGGCAAATGCGATGGCTGCCGTGATCAAACCTTTAATGGAAGGAGGGGCAACTCCTTGGTTGTTGTACTTTGCCGGAGCGGCTTTGGCATTGATCTTGACGATGATCGGTGTTCCTGCGTTAGCTTTTGCCTTAGGTATGTTTATCCCGTTGGATTTGAATACCCCGTTATTGATTGGCGGTTTGGTTAGTTGGTATGTGGGTACTCGTAGTAAAGATGAGAATGTGAATAAAGCTCGCCGTGAACGCGGTACATTGATCGCTTCCGGATTTATTGCCGGTGGTGCTTTAATGGGTGTGATCAGTGCTATCTTGAAATATTGCGGTGCTGACTGGTTTATCAGTTGGAGTGGTGCTGAGGTATTGGCTGTCGTGATGTATATTTTGATCATCCTTTACTTCATCTACGATTCTATGAAAGCTAAACTGGCGGATTAA
- a CDS encoding aminopeptidase C: protein MIKHSFLCMVVLLVSISTAAFAQKSGPRSGYNFTTIVDLKTTPVKNQQSVGTCWDYATLSFLETELLRKGKPVYDLAELYVAKNAYFEKGLRYVQFHGKTNFSEGGQAHDVIDMIKKYGIVPEEAYTGLQYGRDFHIHAEMVAALQGILDAVNKNPNRQITPVWTKGFMRYIEAYLGDSPETFTYEGKEYTPQSFAASLDLNLNDYVELTSYQMYPFYEEVELTIPDNWMHARYYNLPIDELMEVMNNALKNGYSVCWDGDVSHNGFSHPNGLAILPTNNPEEMINAEIDKWTTLSARDRERKMQSFESPVPEMRVDDNKRQFTFNNRQTTDDHLMHITGMLKDQNGTIYYKTKNSWGEDRNPFGGYLYMSEPFCRLQTVAIMVHKDAIPKAIRKKLGL from the coding sequence AAACGACCCCGGTAAAGAATCAACAAAGCGTGGGAACATGCTGGGACTACGCAACTCTCTCATTCCTAGAAACAGAATTACTACGCAAAGGCAAACCGGTCTATGATCTGGCAGAGCTTTACGTGGCTAAAAACGCTTACTTCGAGAAAGGATTACGTTACGTTCAATTCCACGGGAAAACAAACTTCAGCGAGGGTGGACAAGCACATGACGTAATAGACATGATCAAAAAGTACGGAATTGTTCCGGAAGAAGCATATACCGGTTTGCAATACGGACGAGACTTCCACATTCATGCAGAAATGGTGGCTGCTTTGCAAGGAATCCTTGACGCCGTGAACAAAAATCCGAACCGGCAAATTACTCCCGTGTGGACAAAAGGTTTCATGAGATATATCGAGGCTTACTTGGGCGACAGCCCGGAAACATTCACTTACGAAGGTAAGGAGTATACCCCGCAAAGTTTTGCAGCATCCCTAGATCTAAACTTGAATGATTACGTGGAGTTGACTTCTTACCAGATGTATCCTTTCTACGAAGAAGTAGAACTCACAATTCCCGACAACTGGATGCATGCCCGTTATTACAATCTACCGATCGATGAACTCATGGAAGTAATGAACAACGCCTTGAAAAACGGATACTCCGTATGTTGGGACGGTGACGTAAGCCACAACGGTTTCAGCCACCCGAACGGATTGGCCATTCTCCCGACAAACAATCCAGAAGAGATGATCAATGCCGAGATTGACAAGTGGACAACACTTAGCGCAAGAGATCGGGAACGCAAAATGCAATCTTTCGAATCCCCCGTACCGGAAATGAGAGTAGATGACAACAAACGTCAATTCACCTTCAATAACCGCCAGACAACGGACGATCACTTGATGCACATCACCGGAATGTTAAAGGATCAGAACGGAACGATCTACTATAAGACCAAAAATTCTTGGGGAGAAGATCGTAACCCCTTCGGTGGTTATCTTTATATGTCCGAACCATTCTGTCGCTTGCAAACCGTGGCAATCATGGTTCACAAAGATGCTATTCCGAAAGCAATACGTAAGAAATTAGGATTATAA
- a CDS encoding glucose 1-dehydrogenase gives MNLNKMLNLTGMVALVTGGGNGIGCGSARILAEAGADVVIGDVNLAAAEEVAEDIRGMGRKALALKCDVTKEADLMNFVERAIVEFGKLNILVNNVGVGGGGRENPFRVTVEYFEHIFKVNVFSAWRLCQLVVPYMKQAGYGSIVNITSMGSINRSPNMSAYASSKAALNHMTANLAMDFGPDVRINAVGPGAVETQALASVLTPEIEKKMLEHTPIKRLGEVEDIAGAVLFFAAPISSWITGQVLFVNGGGVQTLD, from the coding sequence ATGAATTTGAATAAAATGTTGAATTTGACGGGAATGGTAGCTCTCGTGACGGGAGGCGGTAATGGTATAGGTTGCGGGAGTGCCCGTATTTTGGCAGAGGCGGGAGCTGACGTGGTGATTGGTGACGTGAATCTGGCTGCAGCCGAAGAGGTTGCCGAGGATATACGGGGAATGGGACGTAAAGCTTTGGCTCTGAAATGTGACGTGACGAAGGAGGCGGATTTGATGAATTTCGTGGAACGAGCCATCGTGGAGTTTGGTAAATTGAACATTCTGGTGAATAACGTGGGAGTTGGTGGGGGAGGCCGGGAAAATCCTTTTCGGGTGACGGTGGAATATTTCGAACATATTTTCAAGGTAAATGTGTTCAGTGCTTGGAGATTGTGCCAGTTGGTCGTACCTTATATGAAACAGGCTGGTTATGGTTCGATAGTGAACATTACTTCCATGGGAAGTATCAACCGGAGTCCGAACATGAGTGCTTATGCCTCGTCAAAAGCGGCATTGAATCACATGACTGCCAATCTGGCAATGGATTTCGGACCCGACGTACGGATTAACGCCGTGGGACCGGGAGCCGTGGAAACGCAAGCACTCGCATCCGTGCTGACTCCAGAGATCGAGAAAAAAATGTTGGAACACACGCCAATCAAGCGATTGGGTGAAGTGGAAGATATTGCTGGGGCAGTCCTCTTTTTTGCAGCACCGATTTCCAGTTGGATCACAGGGCAGGTGTTATTCGTGAACGGGGGAGGTGTCCAAACGTTGGATTAA
- a CDS encoding Mfa1 family fimbria major subunit (Members of this family are fimbrial shaft proteins (major subunit proteins), found in the Bacteriodetes. The family is named for Mfa1 from Porphyromonas gingivalis, and is related to but distinct from the family of FimA from the species.) gives MKKMYYFAATLLIMLFAACSNDHIGQDDDDGIVTDPTGEAWISLDIKTTAPKALGRALNNPDKEMGTPAESAVSKLRVIFFDENRNVTADKSFTVGTNSEAGEPGQPEGIFGTAFKVPAASKRILVIANPSVDLPDVGLFNSYDDFNQAIVAVASLSTPSYFMMTNAKGDLEPSQANGDETDLTLYNSASKAESQPLSIHIDRAVAKVRVYTDNGNISSNNLKANISEPGWVLNATNKRYFPVSKRVKTWMEGTSRGCITPFDQYDLGSYRIDPNHDVQPLMSDPGFASYLQEYNYEMNAANIASSAWHPTEISVDNVEYCLENTQTADHNVWAYTTQVLFKVIYSPKGLIDPDKNVYNNPADNVNNGELLPGTDWLMVNGGYYTWNLLMDYIKAELLYKYTSEDKDPTVIYTAALSKTLNSYLKAIGTPEVSTDRGNGTPETRANEVVDNFNQKRSNVENYGAFRHGTVSYYKGGVNYYPIMIKHDDTDQVYNEYGEFGVVRNSVYDVHISKVNNPGYPNIPEPDPGTKDEDEDNYLSIRINVNPWTWYTQTEEL, from the coding sequence ATGAAGAAGATGTATTATTTTGCTGCAACCCTTTTAATAATGTTGTTTGCAGCGTGTAGCAATGACCATATTGGTCAAGATGATGATGACGGGATTGTAACGGATCCTACTGGGGAGGCTTGGATTTCTTTGGATATTAAGACTACCGCACCGAAGGCGTTAGGTAGAGCATTGAATAACCCGGATAAGGAGATGGGTACTCCGGCAGAATCTGCCGTAAGCAAACTCCGAGTTATTTTCTTTGACGAGAATCGGAATGTAACTGCTGACAAGTCTTTTACTGTTGGTACTAATTCGGAAGCTGGAGAACCCGGACAACCGGAAGGAATTTTTGGAACGGCTTTTAAAGTTCCGGCAGCGTCAAAGCGGATTTTGGTAATTGCAAATCCAAGTGTGGACTTGCCTGATGTGGGGTTGTTTAATAGCTATGATGATTTTAATCAAGCTATTGTAGCTGTTGCCTCGTTATCCACACCTTCCTATTTCATGATGACGAACGCCAAGGGAGATTTGGAACCTTCTCAGGCCAATGGTGATGAAACCGATCTGACCCTTTACAATTCAGCTTCAAAGGCTGAGAGTCAGCCGCTTTCTATTCATATAGATCGTGCTGTGGCGAAGGTTCGGGTGTATACTGACAATGGTAATATTTCATCCAACAATTTGAAGGCGAATATATCTGAACCCGGTTGGGTTTTGAATGCGACGAACAAAAGGTATTTCCCGGTATCCAAGCGAGTGAAGACTTGGATGGAAGGAACTTCGAGAGGATGTATTACTCCTTTTGACCAGTATGATCTCGGGTCATACAGAATAGATCCGAATCATGACGTGCAACCCTTGATGTCAGACCCAGGTTTTGCAAGTTATTTGCAAGAGTATAATTATGAGATGAATGCGGCGAATATAGCTTCTTCTGCTTGGCATCCGACTGAAATATCCGTGGATAACGTGGAGTATTGTCTCGAAAATACCCAGACAGCCGATCATAACGTGTGGGCTTACACGACTCAAGTACTATTTAAAGTTATTTATTCTCCGAAGGGATTGATTGATCCGGATAAGAATGTTTACAATAATCCTGCGGATAATGTGAACAATGGAGAATTGCTTCCTGGTACTGATTGGCTTATGGTCAATGGTGGGTACTATACTTGGAATTTGTTGATGGATTATATCAAAGCGGAACTGTTGTATAAATACACTAGCGAGGATAAAGATCCGACTGTTATCTATACTGCTGCATTATCCAAAACGTTGAATTCGTATTTGAAGGCTATTGGGACTCCGGAGGTATCGACTGACAGAGGTAATGGGACTCCCGAAACGAGAGCTAATGAAGTGGTTGATAATTTTAATCAGAAAAGAAGTAATGTAGAAAATTATGGAGCTTTCCGTCATGGAACTGTATCTTATTACAAAGGTGGCGTAAATTACTATCCGATTATGATTAAACATGATGATACAGACCAGGTTTACAATGAATATGGAGAATTCGGAGTGGTTCGTAATTCTGTTTATGATGTGCATATTTCTAAGGTGAATAATCCAGGTTATCCGAATATTCCGGAGCCAGATCCGGGTACCAAAGATGAAGATGAGGATAATTACTTGTCTATCAGAATTAACGTAAATCCTTGGACTTGGTATACTCAAACTGAAGAATTATAA
- a CDS encoding DUF1622 domain-containing protein → MKIMHYLEILSTSISIISLIIVIYGAIIAFCAFIHNESRRFTGKYSFTATRELRADLGTYLLLGLEFLIASDILKTVLEPSLNELAILGGVVILRTILSIFLNKEIKELQVQKEGTGGPEKD, encoded by the coding sequence ATGAAAATCATGCACTATCTTGAAATATTATCCACGAGTATCAGCATCATCAGCCTAATCATCGTTATCTACGGAGCGATAATCGCTTTTTGCGCATTCATACATAATGAATCCCGGCGTTTTACCGGGAAATACTCGTTCACGGCAACTCGTGAACTTCGTGCCGATCTAGGAACTTATTTACTATTAGGCCTTGAGTTTTTGATCGCCTCCGATATTCTAAAAACAGTTCTGGAACCCAGCTTGAATGAATTGGCCATACTTGGGGGAGTTGTAATTTTACGGACAATCCTGTCCATTTTTCTCAACAAAGAAATCAAAGAATTACAAGTACAAAAAGAAGGAACGGGTGGTCCTGAAAAGGATTAA
- a CDS encoding FimB/Mfa2 family fimbrial subunit — MNFKSHMNLLIVGLLMIGTGIFISCDAFNEDLPECRLFVKFKYDYNMLSVCAFHKQVDKVELYVFDKDGKFLFQQAEEGDALATGNYQMSVALPLGEYKLMAWAGVHDSYDVPQLAPGASITELELKLKRASSLVIDKALEPLWYGEINEVNFTGNMNLVETINLIKNTNTVRFIFQQPENSGGGFAVDDYNYEILESNGYLDHQNQLKDDDELSFRPYYSKQISPAAIGVELNTMRLVDDRPTRFVVTEKATNKPVFNISLTDYFSKTMMAGRNWSTQEYFDRQDEWDVVFYFAGENGEGLWHAVQVIINDWTWHIQDEGEDL, encoded by the coding sequence ATGAATTTCAAAAGTCATATGAATTTACTAATCGTTGGTCTACTGATGATTGGTACAGGGATATTTATATCCTGTGATGCCTTTAATGAAGATTTGCCGGAATGTCGCCTGTTTGTCAAGTTTAAATATGACTATAACATGCTATCCGTCTGTGCTTTTCATAAACAGGTAGATAAAGTGGAACTCTATGTTTTCGACAAGGATGGCAAATTCCTTTTCCAACAAGCCGAAGAGGGGGATGCATTGGCTACCGGTAATTACCAGATGTCCGTGGCACTTCCTTTGGGAGAATACAAACTTATGGCTTGGGCCGGGGTACATGATTCGTACGATGTTCCTCAGTTAGCCCCTGGTGCGTCGATCACGGAGTTAGAATTGAAATTGAAGAGGGCTTCTTCGCTCGTTATTGATAAAGCGTTGGAACCGCTTTGGTATGGTGAAATCAATGAGGTAAATTTTACCGGTAATATGAATCTTGTCGAGACGATTAACTTGATCAAGAATACAAATACGGTAAGATTTATTTTCCAACAACCGGAAAATAGCGGGGGTGGGTTTGCCGTGGATGATTATAATTACGAAATTCTTGAATCGAACGGTTATCTTGATCATCAGAATCAATTAAAGGATGATGATGAGTTGAGTTTTCGTCCCTATTATAGTAAACAAATCAGTCCTGCTGCCATCGGGGTGGAATTGAACACGATGCGCCTGGTGGATGATCGACCGACTCGTTTTGTCGTGACGGAAAAAGCCACGAATAAACCAGTGTTTAATATAAGTCTTACCGACTATTTTAGTAAGACAATGATGGCCGGACGTAATTGGAGTACTCAGGAGTATTTTGATCGTCAGGATGAATGGGATGTCGTTTTCTATTTTGCCGGTGAGAACGGAGAAGGTTTATGGCATGCCGTGCAAGTGATCATCAATGATTGGACTTGGCATATTCAAGATGAAGGAGAGGATTTATAA
- a CDS encoding AAA family ATPase: MKNNMSVAEQATLFPFTPPKHSDSLCIPVQTWEFLCHTLYLKRYPFLLGPKGCGKSSIAKELADAMGMEYFAFDMGQAFKPKKMFVGGLIIGDDGKTKAVRSEFFKAFVSTKPTLIFLDELTRTPMVAANFLMTILDRQQSYIYDEDSGKRYNKGENVLFVAAGNVGFAYVSTQRLDTAFEDRFIKVRLNYLTAEEEATLIRARFPKVSRDAATQLAKVAEVLRLAEQKETLSVSLSTRQVLDAAAYIPLGYRLDEVIERVILTNYVITGEETVARSLIQTL, from the coding sequence ATGAAAAATAATATGTCCGTAGCCGAACAAGCTACTCTTTTCCCTTTTACCCCGCCGAAACATTCGGATAGTTTGTGTATTCCCGTTCAGACATGGGAGTTTTTATGTCACACGCTCTATTTAAAGCGGTATCCTTTTTTACTCGGTCCGAAAGGGTGTGGGAAGTCTTCCATTGCTAAGGAATTGGCAGATGCTATGGGGATGGAGTATTTCGCTTTTGATATGGGACAGGCTTTTAAGCCGAAAAAGATGTTCGTGGGAGGATTGATTATTGGGGATGATGGGAAGACGAAAGCGGTACGTTCGGAATTTTTCAAGGCTTTCGTGTCAACTAAGCCCACGCTAATATTCCTAGATGAATTGACACGAACCCCGATGGTGGCGGCGAATTTCCTAATGACGATTTTGGATCGTCAACAATCGTATATCTATGATGAGGATTCCGGGAAACGCTATAATAAAGGTGAGAATGTGCTTTTCGTGGCGGCAGGTAACGTGGGATTTGCCTATGTTTCCACGCAGCGTTTAGACACGGCTTTCGAAGATCGTTTTATTAAAGTTCGGTTGAATTACTTGACCGCGGAGGAAGAGGCTACACTGATTCGGGCTCGTTTCCCGAAAGTGTCTCGTGATGCGGCTACTCAATTGGCCAAGGTGGCAGAGGTGTTACGTTTGGCTGAACAGAAAGAAACACTATCCGTTTCACTTTCGACTCGTCAAGTATTGGATGCGGCAGCTTATATCCCGTTAGGGTACCGGTTGGATGAGGTGATCGAGCGGGTGATTCTTACTAACTACGTGATTACAGGGGAAGAGACGGTGGCTCGTTCCTTAATACAGACTCTTTGA